The sequence ctcccaagtagctcccaagcgattctcctgcctcagtctcccaagtagctggggttacagacgtgcaccaccatgtccagctaatttttatcttcttagtagagacgggctttctccatgttggtcaggctagtctcgaactcccaacctcaggtgatcccccccgccttagcctcccaaagtgctgggattacaggcatgagcccccgcacctggccaCCTCAAGCTCTTTTATATCCATTCGTGAGGGTGGAGGCCTTATGACCTAAACACCTTCCATtaagccccacctcccaacactattgcattggggattaagtttccaacacatataTTCTGGggagacattcaaaccatagcaccatcCTGTGTGCTGTACGCTGGGAAGACGTAAGAACAGTGAGGAATGGTGCACCTGGCCTTGTGCCTTAAGAGGGAGGGCCAGCTGGAGGCAACAGACTGAGGCCCTTGTCCTGTCCCCTTTACCTCTGATCCTTGACCCTTGTGCCATCCCCTCTACCTCCCTGCAGTCTGGACTTCCTGGAGTCAGCCTGGAATCCAGACCTGAGTGGACGCCCTCTGCTCTGTTTGGAGAAACCTGCGGGACAGCTAGGCAGTGGCTTGCTGTGTGCCCTGATGACAGAGCCTCAGCTTAAAATAAAAGCCTCCTGCTCAGCTCTTACTTAATCCTGAGGGGACTGGGCATCAGGACGCATGGTTGGGAGGATTTGCTGAAGTGAGAGGCTGCTGAGAGCTCCCGGAGGGCTGGCTGGGGGGCTGGGGCACCCATCTTAAAGTCTGTTTCTGATTTCCTTTGCTGCTCACCCCTATCTCTGGCTGGCAGCTTGCCCGGATTAGCTGCTGACGTCAGGAGCCGCCAGCTGGGCCAGCCTGGCATAGCCACGGGGCAGTGTGTGAAGGGCTGTCTGGGAATAGGGTGCAGTCAAGGAAGGGGCATATGTCCAGCTTTGGAATTTGTCCTCgagggagctggggtggggggaaggaaaAGGGTTGAGATGTGCTGTCACGCACGCACATGTGACCTGTGTAACGCATCCTCAttggacagagagagaaacagctcAGGGAAATGGATAAGCTGtccaaggccacagagctggTCTAACCCTGGCTGCACCCCACACCAGCTGGTAGACATGCCCCGATAGGCAGCAGCTGCTGGGACTGGAGGTGATGGTCTCTGTGTAGGTCTGTACCTTCCTATCGCCATAATGGCAGCTGCCGAGTGGTGAGTGTTCACCCTGCTCCCGATATCTTCGTGGGACAACTGTCTTATGAagctggtgttttttttttgtttgtttgtttgtttgtttttttttttgagacggagtctcgctctgccgcccaggttggagtacagtggccggatctcagctcactgcaagctccgcctcccaggtttatgccattctcctgcctcagtctcccgagtagctgggactacaggcgcccgccacctcgcctggctagttttttgtatttttagtagagacggggtttcaccgtgttagccaggatggtctcgatctcctgacctcgtgatccgcccgtctcggcctccccaaagtgctgggattacaggcttgagccaccgcgcccggcctttttttttttttttttttttttttgagacggagtttcgctcttgctgcccaggctggagtgcaatggcacgatcttggcttgcctcaacctctgcctcctgagttcaagtaattctcctgcctctgcctcctgagtagctgggtcaccatgtgtcaccatgcctggctaattttgtatttttagtagagacagggtttctccatgttggtcaggctggtctcgaactcctgacctcgtgatccacctgcctcggcctcccaaagtgctaggattgcaggtgtgagccacagcccgGCCGCTGGTGTTCCATTCTACAAGTGAAAACTGgaagcccagagaagggaagtgacTTGCCTACGATCATACCCCAAATTGGTGATGGAGGCAGGGTTTGATCCTAGGACCGTTGTAGTCTAAAGCCAGTGCTCTGCCATGCATACAGAGATTTCACAGCTTTGACATGTTTCAAGCCCATGCCCCTGTGCCTGCCATGGCTGCACAGATCTCTGCTCTGAGTGAGCGCATTTGCATGCAGAGTAGAAAATACagaggaggccaggtgcggtggctcacacctgtaatcccagcactttgggaggccgaggcaggtggatcacttgaggtcagaaattcaagaccaccctggccaacctggtgaaaccccatctctactgaaaatacaaaacatagccaggcttggtggcacacacctgtaatcctagctactggggaggctgagggaggagaattgcttgaactggaaaagtggaggtggcagtgagccaagatcgtgccactgcactccagcctgggtaacagagcaacacactgtctcaaaaaaaaaaaaaaagaaagaaagaaaaaaagaaaacgcaTGGGGTTAGAACAGGTCATCCCTGGAGAGAAACAGAGCTCAGGTTGACCAATCCTAAGAAGGGACATCCTTAGGCCCCATTGGGTCACATGCTCACCCCTAGACCAATCAACTGTGCCCAGGGCTAGGCTCAAATGGACCACAGGGATGGATATGGGGTGAGCAAGCGCTTGGGTAAAGCCTTTGCCTAAAAATTTGACCTTGGGGCCAAAGGTTTTGCTTTTTCACCTGGCTTCTTGGAGCCCTATTCTCAACCTCAGGGACAAGAGGCCGAGGTGTCGAGAGTTCCATCCTCCTGGATCCTTCCTCCTGGATCCTCTCCAAGCTTTCTCTGTGCCCTCTTTGGCCATCTGGCTGGGCTGTTTCTGCAGTGGGTAGTGAGGTGTGTGATCAGGATCAGAAGCTACCCGCAGGCCTCTTGGCTCTACCCCAACTTGTATGTGAACCTTGGGGACAAGTCACAGCCATTCACTCTCCTGGTCTCCTCTTAAATGCCACccagagaggccttccctaaCCTCTCCAGTACGGTTAGTCTCTCTCCCAGCTCCCCAGTCTTGTCAGCCACACCCTTTACCTTGGCCCGCCATCCTCCACGTTTTTCCATCTGTTTTGTCTTCCCTAGCAGACTgtgagggcaggaggcagaggtgataCAAAAtagacatttaagaaatatttgcaggctgggcacggtagttcaggcctgtaatcccagcactttaggaggccgaggtgggtggattgccggaactcaggagttccagaccagcctggccaacatggtgaaaccctgtctctactgaaaataaaaaaaaattagccaggcatgatggcatgcgcctgtagtcccaactacttgggaggctgaggtggagaaccgcttcaacctgggaggcagaggtgcagtgagccgaggtcgcgccactgcactccagcctggtgacagagagactctgtctttaaaaaaaaaaaaaaagaaaaaaagaatattttatagccaaagaacaggagaaaaggaaaacccTTGGAGTCCCACTAAAAGGATCCAACTCTTCagtcttcttgttttgttttttttgagacagagtgtcacactatcgcccaggctggagtgcagtggcgcagtctcggctcattgcatcctccacctcccaggttcaagcaattctccagcttctgcctcccaagtggctgggattacaggcctgcaccaccatgcccagctaatttttatatttttagtagagacagggattcaccatgttggccgggctggactcaaactcctgacctcaagtgatctgccttccttggcctcccaaagtgcttggattactgGTGTGAACTACCgtgcctgcctttctttttttttgagacagtctcgctctgttgcccaggctggagtgcagtggcatggtctcggctcactgcaacctctacatcccgggttcaagtgattctcctgcctcagcctcctgagtaactgggattacaggtgtctgccaccatgcctggctaatttttttgtatttttagtagagatggggtttcaccatattggccaggctggtcttgaactcttgaccttgtggttcgcccgccttggcctcccaaagtgctgggattacaggcatgagccactgcgcctggccctttcttttctttacagaGCTGCCATCACGCATTCTCTATTTGAGAACACTTGTCATAAGCAGCTCCCTGTCTGCCTTCTAGTTGTTTAGCACTTTTATCTGTTCCAACTGCTTTTGGTCTGGTATCTGTCCCTCCTCAATATAAGCAGGGCAAGAATCACTTCCATctgatagatgaggaaactgaggcagagtggTTGGGGTCAGATGCTAAGAGTGTCTGGACTATGATGAAAGGGGTGTCTGGGGTGGATTCTAATGAGATAGTTTTCCAGCTTGACTCCTAGGCCAACAGTCAAGAGAGGAAACTCGAGATTGGGGGTGCGGGGAAGGACAGAAAAGACAGTCCCAACattctcatttcaaaatatttaattttgtctgAAAAGGATACATTCCCGGCTTCCCTCCCACCACATCACTCCGGCCCACCAGCAGTGACACActcgcacgcacacacgcacataaGGCCAATGGGCTACGGTCTGCTTCTGCCCTCTCTGGCTGGGAAGAAGGGATTTTTCTCTTGCCTCCTTCCCccaacaaagataaagaagagaGGGGCCCGCTGGAATGCCAGCTCCCAGGGAAGGACACAGAGCCCCACACACTCTATCACATCACAtgcacttagaaaaataaaaccaagtggTGTTCTGGCATCCCCAACACCGTAAGAGAGCAATATCCACCTGGAAGTCATCTTTGccattttctagaaaaatttatTGCACTTAATTAGCAGATGTTAAAGGAGCTCTGGGGTAGAGCTTTGCCATGAAAACCAGATGCTCCTCGGCCCTTTGCGTTCCAAGGAGCACGGCTCCCGGGGCCCAGGTAGAGGGCTGCCCAGCTTCAGAGGGGTTTTCCCCCACTGGCTTGCATGCCTGCCGCCCTGCCTCAGGCCAGAGGACCGCAGGAGCGGCCTGCACAGCCCCTCTCAGCAGGGTTACATGTACCCAGACTTAAGGTTCACTGCTAAGTGCCCCCTCCAACCTCAGAAGCCAGACAGGCAAACCTCTTCCTTTGACCAAGGGTAAGAGTTACCCAAGTCCTCCACAAAGTTGCCGTAAACCTTGAaaactctccctctctctaaaTGCACATGTTCCTCCATCACATGAGACATTTATAATATGAATATTCCTGCAAAGTTCCAGCTCATTCATGATTTGTCTGTTCTGAGGTTGCGCTGAGGGTGCCACAAAGCTTTAGACAGGATGCTTAGGAATTAGATGGTACTTCCAAGCCCATCGGAACCCACGGAAAGCCAAGGTAAAGTCAGCTTCTCTAGCCTCCAGTGATTTACAGATGTCAAAGATCCAAGCACAGGAGCCTCAGTGTCCAGCGGTCGGCCTCCAAGAAGCAGAAGGCCCAGGAGGGAGCCAAGAGACTCCCATTCCCTCGAGAGAAACTGAGCAGGCACCAACCCTCTCCTGCAAGCATGGATTTTTAGGACAGGAGAGGAGACAGCCTTACCTGAGCACTTCTTTTCCCCCACAGGTCAGCCTCTGTGGACATCCTCCATCTTGTCCCCACCAGGCTCCTGACTCAGAGGGGCATTTCGAAAAGAGTCCAGCAGCCGTACTCTTTCCAAGTAAGCACTTTGGGAAAGAACCCGATACCCACTGCCtgggggaaagaagggagggCACCAAACAGGCAGAGGGCGGGATAAAGAGGAGAGACATCGAGCCACCATCCCAGCCACTGGGCTCGGAACATGGACACCAGAGATTTAGTGTccatccttaaaaaaataaaactgcaaaaacACAAACCATATACTTTCcggcaaagaaaatgaagagctTTTAAGCTCGAGGCTCTTCCACTAATAACAAAATGAGAACCGCCCTCTTGGTGATCCACCAGGCCAGAGGGAGCGTGCCCGGGAGGGAGAGCTGCCCGGGGCAGGACACTGACATGCTGGATGCGCCTGCCCTGTGTGGTTACAATAGAGTGAAAGTGTGTACATGGTTTTTAGAGAACCACAAAGTAAAAGTCAGGGGCCTGGCGAGAGGAGTGACCTCCCTTGGCCTCAGAGCCCCTTGTCAAGTCCCCCGGAGAGGTGGGTATGAGGTCCCCGAAGGGCCGTGGCATTCCCCTGGGGTGAGGTCCACGCCTTGGTCTTAACACCTGTTATGAAAAGTCTTTAGAAGTCGGGGCCCGGGACTCTGAACCACCACGGTAAATAAAGCCAGTGTTACGGAGGGCAAAGCATGCCCATCGCCTCTTGTCTCCTCTTCACCACAGGCTGCCCACCCTGAGCAAATAAACACACCCATCTCAGGGGTGCCCCAGTGACCCAAATGAGCAGAGGCTTCCATGAATTTCCTCGGTGAATCTTCTGAGCACAGCAAAAGGGCAAGTCCAGCCACACAAGAGAAAGGAGTCGTTGTGAGGCAGGGGAGGCCACAGCTGTGAGAAGCCACAGCATGGCCAGCCTCACGAGTGGCCCCCGTCTCCTGGGACTAAGACTGAGGGGACCCCAGGCCTGTGTAAACATCCTAACAGCCTGCTATCCTGTAAAAGTGGCACTGTGACCTTGGTGACTCTAGACTAGGTGTCTTGCCCTGCTGACACCCTCCAAGCAGCTCGCATGGGAGGGATCCTGAAGCAAGAATTGCGAGGCCCTCGATGCCCCCAGGGAGagtgcactctagcccaggccaCACTGGTGagcagagcaagaaaaaaagggAGCTTCTCAAGAAACACACCACAGTTCTCGTGCCCATGGTGGAAGGGGGCTATGGAGGCATTTTCTAAACACCACTAGGAAGGTGAATCCTGGGGTCCAGGAAGTTAAAGCCTCCTAGATAAGAGGGGTTTTCCTTTTAAATCTATGGTCCAAGACTGGACACTGGGTGGAAAGAAACAGCAGGCCCAGAGGCCTGGTGTAGTGGGACAAACAAGCTTCAGAAGGTGGCCTCTGAGTAGcctggaaaggaaatgaaaaggccTCCCTCGGCCCTGGCACTCAGGGCTCAGAGAGCAGTCATCCTGGGAGTCTCTCCTCCACAGCCAATGAAATGCAGAGAGCCAATGGCCTCAGAGCCATAAGGGAAAAGGGGTGCAGGAGCTGAGAAAGGCTGGGTGCACTTCTGCTGCAGGCGCCAGCCTCAAGCCCCATCCCAGGCTGTGCAGAGACCTCACTCCTGCAGCCTGCCACCCATGCAACACTGACGGAGGAGTTGGTGTGTCCTTCTGCCTCCAAGGAAGATGGGAACAGATATTACTCAGACTGTCTGGGGAGGATGAGGTGCGTGACAGACACACCTTGAGTGGAAATGCACCCTGCTACCTGAGAAGACATAGGGTGACAATGATCACAACTCATTCTGCAGAGATAGCCCTCGGCAGCCCAGACTGGAGACTGAGAGAGAGTCCAGGGACCCTGAGTGCCTGGGAAAGAGAGGTGTGTACTCCAGAGGTCCCCTTCCGATTCAACTGGGACATCCAAGAATAGAAACTAAGGCCGAGTCACCCGTCTATGCATTCTCTTGCGTTCCCCACCAGTGAGGAGACTGGCCCCCCAGGGACGTCGCCACGTGCGCGGGCCGTGGTATAATGAAGCTGAGACGTGGCCGCTCCTGCAGCAGGTGCGCCGCCATGCGCCCACGACGAGTCATAAGTCTCCACGCGTGTGAGGGGTTTCAGGGAGCCCCCAGGCAGAGGTCTGAGGTGCAGGCAGTGCCCTGCCCGGGCGGGGGGCACGGGTTACAAGGGCCCGTATTTGGTCTCATACTTGGACACGATGGTCTTGCACTTGCCCACTTCCTTGCGTAGCTCGGCCACCTCCGTCCGCAGGGCTGTGTTCTCCTTCTCCAGGAAGGCCGCCCGGATGGTGATCTGATTCTCTTTCAGGCGCCGGGCATCCCGCGACCGTTTAGCTGCCACGTTGTTCTTCTTGCGTCTTGTCCAGTACTTTTCATCCTGTGTGGGAGTGCCCTCTGTGAGTCTCTTGTCTTTCCCCACGAAAGAACCCGATTTTTCCACTCCCACCACCTGGATCCCCCTAACTCATCTGGTGTGGCCACAACTAAAGCGGGGATACCAGGGAGGGAGCAGCACAAACCAGGGCACATCGAGGGGACTGCCCTTTCCTCGGGGGCAGGATGAGAAACAAAAGTTATTTGGTAGGTTACATGGTGAAGAGAAGGAGACCCATCTCCTGGAGGCCTGGTACCTGCTGCTCCAGCACAAAGCACTGCACTATCCACACCCTTGCCTCACTTAGGCATTTTGGTTGTAGGTAAGGGCCTAGTTCCCCGAGTTGAGATCTTGGCTCTCCAAGATTACTAGCAGTGAAACTGCAAGTACTTTAACCCCTCAATATCACAGGTCCCTTATCTTTACAATGAGAAATAacaggctaggcgtggtggctcactcctgtaatcccagcactttgggaggccgaggcaggtggatcacttgaggttgggagttcaagaccagcctggtcaatatgatgaagccccatctctactaaaaatacaaaaattagctgggcatggtggtgcgtgtctgtaacctcagctactcaggagggtgaggcacaagaatcagttgaacccgggaggtggaagttgcagtgagctgagatcacgccactgcactccagcctgggtgacagagtgagactctgtctcaaaaaccaaaccaaaccaaacgaAACAAAAATCAGTGCCTGGCCTACAGTGAGTACCATCTAAATATTTACCACGATCATCACATCATTATTAAAGTCTCAGAAACTTCCCCGGGAGGCAGGTTcagttgttcccattttacagatgaggaacttgaGGCACAGCTAGGCCACAGATGGCAACATGgagtttgaacccaggtctgcctgactccAAGGATTTGGATGAAAAATCCTTGCTGTAAGTTTTTCATAGGAAAGGATGGAAAACTGCAAAATTCCTTCTTTCCACCAGTTCCTAACAGCACCACCAGCTTGCTCATCCCTGGGGATGGCAACATACAAGCAATCCTTTGTCTTTCAAAGCAAGGACTTTTTCAACCCCAGTTCCTGTGGCCTAGTGAGCTCTTGCCCAGTGGCTGGGCTACAGCCAGGGAGGCAGGAACATCAACACAGCCAATGGCccggggaaggagagagaaactaCAGGGAGTCACACTGGGGCCAAATGCCACATGACTCCTTTTCTTTCTACCAAACCGCTGCAAGACATGGCTTTAAACACTGAACTTATGTCTTTCCAAATGGTGTCACAAGGAGGGAAGGCTCTCCAGATAAAATCAAATTCGAGAAGCCATAGCCCCTAGGCTCTTGAACCAATGTTGCATCTTTACTTATAAGGAATAACAGGTTACCTTCTGCTCATCAGGGACAAAGACCTTCTTGGCCTTTTTGATCATGGGCTGGGGCTTCAGGTCCTCCTCAGCAAACTTGTGCTTCCGAGGGTTGAAGAGCTCCCCGCCTGGCACACTGGAGAGCACCAGGTCAGCGGGGTCTGGATTGAAGTTCACATCCACCTCCACACAGTTGGGGTCAATGGGACTGGGagtctccctctccttctccaggGAAGATTCTGAAAGACACAGAGACAGGTGCTCGCTCCTGAAGCAGCCCACTGGACAGAGAAGACCCACGCCACACAGCCAGAGACCTGCTTGAACCTCAAGGCTGCATAAGCCACTGCTGCTTGGGGAGAAGAAAACCCCAACAGTACCAACCCCTAAGCCAGACTGGCACATGGTTCAATTCCACaacacaaacattcaaagaatTCTTTCCTTCAGGAACAGAACGCTCAAAAGGAAACAGAAGCCCCTGAAAAAAACAGGGTTTTCCAATTGTTTCCACCCCCTCCAGAAATGTTAAgcaaaacataaattttttttccttttttgagactgagtctcactctgtcgcccaggctggagtgcagtggtgcgacctcggctcactgcaagctccgcctcccgggttcatgccattctcctgcctcagcctcccaagtagctgggactacaggcgtctgccaccacaggcgcccaccaccaagcctggctttttttttttttttttttttttttttttttgagacggagtctcgctctgtccccgggctggagtgcagtggccggatctc comes from Macaca fascicularis isolate 582-1 chromosome 10, T2T-MFA8v1.1 and encodes:
- the TEF gene encoding thyrotroph embryonic factor isoform X2, which translates into the protein MDMPEVLKSLLEHSLPWPEKRTDKEKGKEKLEEDEAAAASTMAVSASLMPPIWDKTIPYDGESFHLEYMDLDEFLLENGIPASPTHLAHNLLLPVAELEGKESASSSTASPPSSSTAIFQPSETVSSTESSLEKERETPSPIDPNCVEVDVNFNPDPADLVLSSVPGGELFNPRKHKFAEEDLKPQPMIKKAKKVFVPDEQKDEKYWTRRKKNNVAAKRSRDARRLKENQITIRAAFLEKENTALRTEVAELRKEVGKCKTIVSKYETKYGPL